One Acinetobacter colistiniresistens DNA segment encodes these proteins:
- a CDS encoding type IV pilin protein, with amino-acid sequence MRNYQFQFKLNQGFTLIELMLVLIIVAIFTAIALPSYQNYGRRANAAAAQQEMQKLAEQLERHKSRNFSYKGFSAQYLYNSTGTTPFDGSTQTLTVPLNATGASVRYTLTIVDGMTGNPLLSASDATGQSWAIRAISADVQNFSFLMTSTGLRCQNKTIANITYATCGTGGESW; translated from the coding sequence ATGCGAAACTACCAATTCCAATTTAAGCTCAATCAAGGATTTACCTTGATTGAGCTTATGCTAGTATTGATTATTGTTGCTATTTTTACGGCAATTGCGCTACCGAGTTATCAAAATTATGGACGTCGTGCAAATGCTGCTGCAGCTCAACAAGAAATGCAAAAGTTGGCGGAACAACTTGAGCGGCATAAATCGAGAAATTTTAGTTATAAAGGTTTTAGTGCGCAGTATTTGTATAATTCAACTGGAACAACACCGTTTGATGGAAGTACCCAAACTTTGACAGTCCCTTTAAATGCGACAGGTGCATCGGTTAGGTATACATTAACCATTGTTGATGGAATGACTGGAAACCCACTTCTGTCTGCATCTGATGCTACGGGCCAAAGTTGGGCGATTCGGGCGATTAGTGCAGATGTACAAAACTTTTCATTTTTAATGACGAGTACTGGGTTACGTTGTCAGAATAAAACGATTGCAAATATTACGTATGCCACATGTGGAACAGGTGGGGAAAGTTGGTAA
- the truB gene encoding tRNA pseudouridine(55) synthase TruB → MKKSSYRHLSGVFLLNKPLGLSSNSALQKVRRLFNAQKAGHTGALDPLATGLLPICLGEATKFSHYLLDSSKRYQTTVKLGQTTATGDVEGEILQQREVPALTQERIEQILEQFRGDIQQVPPMYSALKRDGRPLYELARKGIEIEREARPVTIYDLSLVDFTEDSLTLDVTCSKGTYIRVLGEDIGEALGCGGHLTQLHRTQTGHFEINPSYTIEYLEDLSLEERDALLLPVYAPVEHFPRVQLPEGREKYFGNGQESNIEHEAAAEVLVFDGERCLGLAEITDKKRLVPKRLLNL, encoded by the coding sequence ATGAAAAAAAGTTCTTATCGCCATTTGAGCGGTGTTTTCCTATTAAATAAACCTTTAGGTTTGAGCTCTAATTCTGCACTTCAAAAAGTCCGTCGTCTGTTTAATGCACAAAAAGCAGGGCATACGGGTGCCTTGGATCCGTTGGCAACAGGATTATTGCCAATCTGTTTGGGCGAAGCCACCAAGTTCTCACATTATTTACTGGATTCAAGCAAACGTTATCAAACTACGGTGAAATTGGGACAAACCACAGCAACCGGTGATGTTGAAGGTGAAATTCTGCAACAGAGAGAAGTGCCTGCATTGACGCAAGAACGGATTGAACAAATACTTGAGCAATTCCGTGGTGATATTCAGCAAGTACCGCCGATGTATTCAGCGTTAAAACGTGATGGTCGTCCACTCTATGAATTGGCGCGTAAAGGCATTGAGATTGAGCGCGAAGCACGTCCAGTCACCATCTATGATTTAAGCTTGGTTGATTTTACAGAAGATAGCTTAACGCTGGATGTGACGTGCTCAAAAGGGACCTATATTCGTGTCTTAGGTGAAGACATTGGCGAGGCTTTGGGCTGTGGTGGGCATCTAACACAATTGCATCGTACTCAAACAGGCCATTTTGAGATTAATCCAAGCTATACCATTGAATATTTAGAGGATCTTTCACTGGAAGAACGCGATGCGTTATTGCTGCCAGTCTATGCACCTGTTGAGCATTTTCCACGTGTGCAACTTCCAGAAGGGCGTGAAAAATATTTCGGCAATGGTCAGGAAAGCAATATTGAGCATGAAGCTGCGGCGGAAGTGCTGGTGTTTGACGGCGAACGTTGTCTAGGACTGGCTGAAATTACTGATAAAAAACGTTTGGTGCCAAAACGCTTGTTAAATTTATAA
- a CDS encoding GspH/FimT family pseudopilin: MQQAYSDLQPRSAVSGLAIGPSVAQHHPFNFERSSPSCTQTKQSLVHLRSGFTLVELIVMIAVLAIIAVMAAPSFATMYSRQKLESCARELIMKVSEARSQAVLLRQTTGLCLSSLSEDDCATAIAIPKTEAQRIFVVRLDNGVSSASLSSTNLSFRKNGSLAAQKDFILQHQNLSYCIRVGVIGDTTIKEGACT; encoded by the coding sequence ATGCAACAAGCATATTCTGACTTACAGCCTCGCTCTGCAGTTTCTGGTCTTGCGATAGGGCCGAGTGTTGCCCAACATCATCCGTTCAACTTCGAGCGTAGCTCTCCGTCTTGCACTCAGACAAAGCAGAGCTTAGTGCATCTTCGCTCAGGATTTACCTTGGTTGAATTGATTGTCATGATCGCTGTTTTAGCCATTATTGCTGTAATGGCGGCGCCGTCATTTGCAACGATGTATAGCCGCCAAAAATTAGAATCTTGTGCACGTGAACTGATCATGAAAGTTTCGGAAGCACGGAGTCAAGCCGTTTTACTCCGTCAAACTACAGGGCTCTGCCTGTCTTCTTTGTCTGAAGATGATTGTGCGACTGCAATTGCCATTCCGAAGACAGAGGCACAACGTATTTTTGTCGTCCGTTTAGACAATGGCGTAAGCAGTGCAAGTCTTTCATCAACCAATCTCAGCTTTAGAAAAAATGGCAGTCTTGCAGCGCAAAAGGACTTTATTTTACAGCACCAAAATCTTTCTTATTGTATTCGGGTAGGGGTGATTGGAGATACCACAATCAAAGAAGGAGCTTGCACGTGA
- the rpsP gene encoding 30S ribosomal protein S16, whose protein sequence is MVVIRLARGGAKKRPFYQIVVTDSRNARDGRFIERIGFFNPTAQGKAEKVRLDADRFAHWVAQGAQPSERVASLAAQAKKAATAA, encoded by the coding sequence ATGGTTGTTATTCGTTTAGCGCGCGGTGGTGCAAAAAAACGTCCATTCTATCAAATCGTTGTGACTGATAGCCGTAACGCACGTGACGGTCGTTTCATCGAGCGTATTGGTTTCTTTAACCCAACTGCACAAGGTAAAGCTGAAAAAGTTCGTTTAGACGCTGACCGTTTTGCACACTGGGTTGCTCAAGGTGCTCAACCTTCAGAACGTGTTGCTTCTTTAGCTGCTCAAGCTAAGAAAGCTGCAACTGCTGCGTAA
- a CDS encoding EamA family transporter → MKNIQLVAVLYMVLSMLSYQISASFAKQLIATLDPLTVTILRLCFATLLVAIMFRSWKIISKLKELKWRDLLCYSAALGCMNILFYTSLGKLPQGIAVGLEFIGPLGLALLSIKQRSDYIWVAFAILGIALMVPWHDAQAQHFSYIGAACALGAGFFWALYIYYGHRVVQQNIGMHALTIAIGLSALTLLPFGLWNNAPVLLDTQYWGKALVIALLATAIPYALDLMALKRLSKLSYGTLSSLAPALAALAGLVLLHERISLIQWVALACIMVASIGVTLRGGKA, encoded by the coding sequence ATGAAAAATATTCAGTTGGTCGCAGTACTGTACATGGTTTTATCCATGCTGTCTTATCAAATCAGTGCGTCCTTTGCCAAGCAGTTAATTGCGACACTGGATCCGCTCACTGTAACGATTTTAAGACTGTGTTTTGCTACCCTTCTGGTCGCAATCATGTTCCGCTCATGGAAAATCATTTCCAAATTGAAGGAACTAAAATGGCGAGATTTACTTTGCTATAGTGCTGCACTGGGCTGTATGAACATCTTGTTTTACACCTCTTTAGGCAAGTTACCTCAAGGCATTGCGGTGGGTTTAGAGTTTATTGGCCCACTGGGTTTGGCTCTACTCTCAATTAAACAGCGCAGCGACTATATTTGGGTGGCCTTTGCGATTTTGGGCATTGCCTTAATGGTGCCGTGGCACGATGCTCAAGCACAGCATTTTTCCTATATCGGTGCAGCATGCGCATTAGGTGCAGGGTTCTTTTGGGCCTTATATATCTATTACGGGCATCGCGTAGTGCAACAGAATATTGGCATGCATGCACTGACCATTGCCATTGGCTTATCCGCACTGACGCTCCTGCCTTTCGGACTATGGAATAATGCGCCTGTACTGCTAGACACTCAATATTGGGGCAAAGCGCTGGTGATTGCCCTACTCGCAACTGCAATTCCTTATGCCCTGGATTTAATGGCACTGAAACGCTTAAGTAAATTGAGTTATGGAACGCTGTCCAGTCTTGCGCCTGCATTAGCGGCATTAGCTGGTCTGGTACTGTTACATGAGCGCATTAGCTTGATTCAATGGGTCGCATTGGCCTGTATTATGGTAGCATCAATTGGTGTTACTTTACGCGGTGGAAAAGCTTAG
- the rimM gene encoding ribosome maturation factor RimM (Essential for efficient processing of 16S rRNA) codes for MTSTQNVPEDRIQIGQLRSAYGLNGWLWVYSNTEPMSNMFDYLPWYIETKAGWQTIDVKRWKPHGKGLVVALKGVNDRTGAENLVGANIWIAKSQLPKADVDEYYWSDLKGLTVLGLGEDEQEVNLGQIYELFETGANDVMVVKATPDSIDAEERMIPWHKDVVQRVDLEAGRIYVNWGVDY; via the coding sequence ATGACATCGACACAGAATGTGCCAGAAGATCGTATTCAGATTGGACAGTTACGTTCAGCTTATGGATTGAATGGGTGGCTCTGGGTTTACTCTAATACAGAACCTATGAGCAATATGTTTGACTACCTTCCTTGGTACATTGAGACCAAGGCAGGTTGGCAAACAATTGATGTGAAACGTTGGAAACCACATGGCAAAGGCTTGGTTGTTGCATTAAAAGGCGTGAATGATCGTACTGGTGCAGAGAACTTGGTTGGCGCAAATATCTGGATTGCCAAATCACAGCTTCCAAAAGCAGATGTAGACGAGTATTACTGGTCTGATCTTAAAGGCTTGACCGTGTTAGGTCTTGGAGAGGATGAGCAGGAAGTCAATCTTGGTCAAATCTACGAGCTGTTTGAAACAGGTGCCAATGATGTCATGGTCGTAAAAGCGACGCCTGACAGTATTGATGCTGAAGAGCGAATGATTCCTTGGCATAAAGATGTGGTACAGCGTGTTGATCTTGAAGCTGGTCGTATTTACGTCAATTGGGGCGTAGACTACTAA
- the rplS gene encoding 50S ribosomal protein L19, whose translation MSGKHPLVQAVENAQLKSDIPAFAPGDTVIVQVKVKEGDRERLQAFEGVVIAKKNRGLNSAFTVRKISSGVGVERVFQTHSPIVAKIEVKRRGDVRRAKLYYLRELSGKAARIREKLPARKQG comes from the coding sequence ATGAGTGGTAAACATCCTTTAGTTCAAGCTGTTGAAAATGCACAGTTAAAATCAGACATCCCTGCTTTTGCACCGGGCGATACAGTTATCGTTCAAGTTAAAGTAAAAGAGGGTGACCGTGAGCGTCTTCAAGCATTTGAAGGTGTTGTAATCGCGAAGAAAAACCGTGGTTTAAACTCTGCTTTCACAGTTCGTAAAATCTCTAGCGGTGTTGGTGTTGAGCGTGTTTTCCAAACTCACTCTCCAATCGTTGCTAAGATCGAAGTGAAACGTCGTGGTGACGTTCGTCGTGCTAAACTTTACTACCTACGCGAGTTGTCTGGTAAAGCTGCACGTATTCGTGAAAAGTTACCAGCTCGTAAACAAGGTTAA
- the pilV gene encoding type IV pilus modification protein PilV gives MNIQKQKGVGLVEVLVALVLLAISVLGFAALQIKAIDSSFEANKQVLALTIARDLAERMRANPQATRAGKYRVQAVETPKAEVPTIADKPEKVALQDLQKAALEAQNNGMNLAVDQCPAGNNRQCIYVAWDGTNLAGDQGIAACIKDGSYVSGSHCLFLEAY, from the coding sequence GTGAATATTCAAAAACAAAAAGGTGTCGGGCTAGTAGAGGTTTTGGTAGCCCTTGTTCTTTTGGCAATTAGTGTGCTGGGCTTTGCTGCTTTGCAAATAAAAGCGATTGATTCCAGTTTCGAAGCCAATAAACAGGTGCTGGCACTTACCATTGCGCGTGATTTGGCAGAACGGATGCGAGCTAATCCACAAGCAACACGTGCAGGGAAATATAGAGTGCAAGCGGTGGAGACTCCTAAAGCAGAAGTCCCGACCATCGCGGATAAACCTGAAAAGGTTGCATTACAAGACTTACAGAAGGCTGCGCTTGAGGCCCAAAACAACGGGATGAATCTGGCGGTCGACCAATGTCCGGCAGGCAATAACCGGCAATGTATTTATGTGGCTTGGGATGGAACCAATTTAGCAGGTGACCAAGGTATCGCCGCATGTATCAAAGATGGTAGTTATGTTTCAGGATCGCACTGTTTGTTTTTGGAGGCATACTGA
- a CDS encoding PilW family protein, giving the protein METGLFYSKSGQAQAGFTLIELMISLTLGLLIVAAAIQLFITGITSYKLQKAMAHIQDNASLGLNFIVDDIRKANLSSPVPAINDQTSYAGILLSSNNVGGKIDLNCTDCFSNNQIASFGNANVAGLTNDQLMIRYQAPQGGLDCSGQNVANGTFVIQRYFVGSTSTDLRQSLRCQAAQYTQAMLDAKTTTDRLKLVWGESQVILPNVDLFQIRLGYMDGELNSANSMIAYTDVKNYMALTAAKKNIDGITQTVRPYVHAIQIGVLVRSDDKTGDQSVIKQRNKEPFQVLGTKVNLTPASQDTYLRQVVDQTISLRNAMGWVSEGCDSSKSSSCTNGGAGT; this is encoded by the coding sequence ATGGAAACAGGCCTCTTCTATTCAAAATCTGGTCAAGCTCAAGCTGGGTTTACCCTGATTGAGCTGATGATTTCCCTGACTTTAGGGTTGCTGATCGTTGCTGCCGCTATCCAGTTATTTATTACAGGAATCACCAGTTATAAGTTGCAAAAAGCCATGGCACATATTCAAGACAATGCCAGTCTCGGCTTGAACTTTATTGTGGACGATATTCGTAAAGCCAATCTCAGCTCGCCCGTCCCGGCAATTAATGATCAGACCAGCTATGCTGGAATTCTACTGAGTTCGAATAATGTCGGAGGGAAAATTGACCTGAATTGTACAGATTGTTTCTCGAATAACCAGATTGCCAGTTTTGGCAATGCCAATGTGGCTGGATTGACCAATGATCAGTTAATGATTCGTTATCAGGCACCACAAGGGGGGCTGGATTGTTCTGGTCAAAATGTAGCAAATGGGACTTTTGTGATCCAGCGTTACTTTGTTGGTTCTACTTCTACGGACTTGCGTCAATCTTTACGTTGTCAGGCTGCCCAATATACACAAGCGATGCTTGATGCAAAGACCACAACAGACCGACTCAAACTGGTTTGGGGGGAGAGTCAGGTCATTTTACCCAATGTCGATCTTTTTCAGATTCGGTTAGGGTATATGGATGGTGAGCTCAATAGTGCGAATAGCATGATCGCCTATACAGATGTTAAAAATTATATGGCTTTAACTGCAGCTAAAAAAAATATTGATGGCATTACACAGACCGTTCGTCCTTATGTACATGCCATTCAAATCGGTGTGTTAGTACGTTCGGATGATAAGACCGGAGACCAGTCGGTCATTAAGCAAAGAAATAAAGAACCATTCCAAGTCCTCGGTACCAAGGTCAATCTCACCCCTGCATCACAAGATACTTATTTAAGACAAGTGGTGGATCAAACGATCTCATTGAGAAATGCAATGGGTTGGGTTTCAGAGGGCTGTGATAGCAGTAAAAGCTCAAGCTGTACAAATGGGGGGGCTGGAACATGA
- a CDS encoding type IV pilin protein has protein sequence MNNNKLSRQFTLRMNVCFIVRSSGFTLIELMITMAIVAIIAAIAIPSYDVYIRRADLATAQQEMLKIAALLEKHRARNFSYDGFVLKGTAANQGAYYTVPNATNTSLLVPLSASLGDQKFTLTLTANAQAWSLNAISQSPRNYSLLMTSTGFKCKTKTAANMTTSSCGNAAEDW, from the coding sequence ATGAATAACAATAAGTTGAGCCGGCAATTTACGCTCAGAATGAATGTTTGTTTTATTGTGCGTAGTTCAGGTTTCACCTTGATTGAGCTGATGATTACGATGGCGATCGTGGCAATTATTGCAGCGATCGCGATTCCCAGTTATGACGTCTATATTCGCCGTGCAGATTTAGCCACAGCACAGCAAGAAATGCTTAAAATTGCGGCGCTATTGGAAAAACATCGGGCTCGCAATTTTAGTTATGATGGTTTTGTGCTTAAAGGCACGGCCGCGAATCAGGGGGCGTATTACACTGTTCCAAATGCAACGAACACCAGCTTGCTTGTACCTTTGAGTGCGAGTCTAGGTGATCAGAAATTTACATTAACCTTAACAGCAAATGCTCAGGCATGGTCTTTAAATGCAATCAGTCAAAGTCCGAGAAATTATTCCTTACTGATGACCAGTACAGGATTCAAATGTAAGACGAAAACGGCAGCCAATATGACAACATCAAGTTGTGGCAATGCTGCTGAAGACTGGTAA
- the trmD gene encoding tRNA (guanosine(37)-N1)-methyltransferase TrmD: MFFAVITLFPEMFEAITAYGISGRAAKRDIVQVTCINPRDFAEGNYKRVDERPFGGGPGMVMMAEPLAQAISHAKQLAMQVGCVHAPVVYMSPQGKTLNEQAVQQFVDYDGLIVLCGRYEGVDERLIQHYVDQEWSIGDYVLSGGELPAMVLLDSIIRRLPNVMSDEQSAIQDSFVDGLLDCPQYTKPDHFEGLDVPEVLKSGHHANIEKWRFLQRYQRTLERRPELVEKVELTKQQIKWLKNSKG; encoded by the coding sequence GTGTTTTTTGCAGTCATCACATTGTTTCCTGAAATGTTTGAAGCGATTACAGCGTACGGGATTAGCGGACGTGCAGCAAAGCGTGACATCGTGCAAGTGACTTGTATTAACCCACGAGATTTTGCTGAGGGCAATTACAAACGAGTGGATGAACGTCCTTTCGGTGGTGGCCCTGGTATGGTGATGATGGCTGAGCCTTTGGCACAAGCAATTAGCCATGCCAAACAACTTGCAATGCAAGTCGGTTGTGTTCATGCCCCAGTGGTGTATATGTCACCGCAAGGCAAGACCCTCAATGAGCAGGCAGTACAACAATTCGTTGATTATGATGGTTTGATTGTATTGTGTGGGCGTTATGAAGGGGTCGATGAGCGTTTAATCCAGCATTATGTTGATCAAGAATGGTCAATCGGGGATTACGTATTATCGGGTGGTGAACTTCCTGCCATGGTGTTGCTGGATAGTATTATTCGTCGATTGCCGAATGTCATGTCTGACGAGCAATCTGCGATACAAGATTCTTTTGTAGATGGTTTACTGGACTGTCCACAATATACCAAGCCAGATCATTTTGAAGGGCTGGATGTGCCTGAGGTACTTAAATCAGGACATCATGCCAATATTGAAAAATGGCGTTTTTTGCAGCGTTATCAACGAACTTTAGAGCGTCGGCCAGAACTGGTGGAAAAAGTAGAGTTGACCAAACAGCAAATTAAATGGTTAAAAAATTCTAAAGGTTAA
- a CDS encoding sulfite exporter TauE/SafE family protein: MEWELILTLVFFAFCAGTIDAAVGGGGLIQIPALMGALPQTAPATLFGTNKLASICGTGSAAFSFVRRVKLQWSLLGVIALFAFISSFIGAACVSLVPTHILRPIVLIMLIVIAIYTFMKKQFGQVHVDQKITPKLLLLAAMGSLAIGFYDGIFGPGTGSFFIFFFIRFLQVDFLHASALSKIGNFMTNLAALSFFIPTGHVLFALGLMMAVANIAGSLLGVRLALKYGSGFIRILFLILVSILICRLGYQIITS; this comes from the coding sequence ATGGAATGGGAACTGATTCTAACTTTAGTGTTCTTTGCGTTTTGTGCGGGAACCATTGATGCGGCCGTCGGTGGCGGCGGGTTGATTCAGATTCCTGCATTGATGGGAGCTTTACCACAAACTGCACCTGCGACCTTATTTGGTACCAATAAGTTAGCCTCCATTTGCGGCACAGGTTCGGCTGCATTTTCATTTGTACGTCGGGTCAAATTGCAATGGTCATTACTGGGTGTGATTGCACTATTTGCCTTTATCAGCTCTTTTATTGGGGCGGCCTGTGTATCATTGGTGCCGACGCATATTTTAAGACCGATTGTCTTGATCATGCTGATTGTGATTGCGATTTATACCTTTATGAAAAAGCAATTCGGGCAAGTGCACGTCGATCAAAAAATTACACCTAAGTTACTGCTTCTGGCTGCGATGGGTAGCCTAGCGATTGGTTTCTATGATGGTATTTTTGGCCCAGGAACAGGCAGTTTCTTTATTTTCTTTTTTATCCGCTTTTTACAGGTCGATTTTCTACATGCTTCGGCTCTGTCCAAGATTGGCAATTTCATGACCAATCTGGCAGCATTAAGCTTCTTTATTCCAACGGGTCATGTGCTGTTTGCACTGGGCTTGATGATGGCGGTTGCCAATATTGCGGGCTCATTATTGGGTGTCCGTTTGGCTTTAAAATACGGCAGTGGCTTTATCCGTATTTTATTCCTGATATTGGTCAGTATTTTAATCTGTCGATTGGGCTATCAGATCATTACCAGCTAG
- a CDS encoding pilus assembly PilX family protein, translated as MINAQRGSTLIIVLMIVLMITIVGTLAIRQSISSLKLVSNHQIQTLLAQNADTALMYFQDPNTQQNLASANGVVGFFKNENNKNAELVFCFSGTDPFALTKAAYRLNSANFEPMASNAGMCKVDSSNAANDTASQSSGRKQVVTQVYIKREINPTAPFADLSRGTEVFGAKTENNIRLRVYVVSVMQGLLTSDALFKADRDINKGCLTKSIDNNGANDVATCLKQNIEKPLYNIQVAEYRFLSDFEPSSS; from the coding sequence ATGATAAACGCACAACGTGGTTCAACACTGATTATTGTCTTAATGATTGTGCTGATGATTACCATTGTTGGCACACTGGCAATTCGGCAAAGTATCAGTTCGCTTAAATTGGTCAGTAATCATCAGATACAGACGCTACTGGCACAAAATGCGGATACTGCACTGATGTATTTTCAGGATCCCAATACCCAGCAAAACTTAGCTTCTGCCAATGGTGTGGTTGGTTTCTTTAAAAATGAAAATAATAAAAATGCTGAACTGGTCTTCTGCTTTTCAGGAACGGATCCATTTGCCCTAACCAAAGCTGCATATCGCTTAAATAGTGCCAACTTTGAACCGATGGCAAGCAATGCCGGGATGTGTAAAGTTGATTCGAGTAACGCAGCCAATGACACAGCCTCTCAATCCAGTGGTCGTAAACAAGTGGTGACACAGGTTTATATTAAAAGAGAAATCAACCCTACAGCACCCTTTGCAGATTTATCTCGTGGAACGGAAGTATTTGGAGCAAAAACGGAAAACAATATTCGCTTAAGGGTCTATGTGGTGTCCGTGATGCAAGGCTTATTAACTTCGGATGCTTTATTTAAAGCAGATCGTGATATTAACAAAGGTTGTTTAACTAAAAGTATCGACAATAACGGTGCCAATGATGTTGCTACTTGCTTAAAACAAAATATAGAAAAACCGTTATATAACATACAAGTCGCAGAATATCGTTTCTTGTCTGACTTTGAACCTTCGAGTTCATAA
- a CDS encoding type IV pilin protein: MNKIAQGFTLIELMIVVAIIGIIAAIAYPSYARYGQRVKRADVQTEMINIAQILQARKLAYNSYLNADTSKNTITAIYGSSVSPKQGTPLYDLSFSTLTASAWVLTATPKTGSPQAGNGVICLNDQGQKDWNKASTDAATCVARLSNISTWDGR, encoded by the coding sequence ATGAATAAAATTGCACAAGGTTTCACGTTAATTGAATTGATGATTGTTGTAGCAATTATTGGTATTATCGCGGCTATTGCTTATCCTTCATATGCACGATATGGGCAAAGAGTTAAACGTGCTGATGTACAAACAGAGATGATTAATATTGCTCAGATCTTGCAAGCAAGGAAGTTGGCATATAATAGTTATCTTAATGCAGATACATCAAAAAATACGATAACCGCTATTTATGGTTCATCGGTTAGTCCTAAGCAAGGAACACCATTATACGATCTTTCGTTTAGCACGCTTACAGCTTCGGCATGGGTACTCACAGCAACGCCTAAAACAGGTTCTCCACAAGCTGGAAATGGTGTGATTTGCCTTAATGATCAAGGCCAAAAGGACTGGAACAAAGCTTCAACTGATGCTGCAACATGTGTTGCAAGGTTATCAAATATTTCTACGTGGGACGGTCGTTAA